In a single window of the Gemmatimonadota bacterium genome:
- a CDS encoding amidohydrolase: MLRRSLLLLLPLPLAAQAADLVLRNTTVYTVDVARPMAQAVAVKDGKIVFVGTDAAVARFVGPATRTLDLKGRFVYPGLVDAHAHFTGIGQREMTLNLEGTSTKSAFLDKVEAAVKRARPGEWVTGRGWIETFWTPPVFPTRHDLDQIAPNNPVVLTRADGHASIANSAALKIAGIGATSTAPAGGAINLDGDGQPTGMLIDAAQGMVRRFVPATTENDLERALELASERETSLGWTQVQDAHGTWAEVERMRKLYREGRIKVRIYKAISGPSPDAEKLIAQGPGKPEFADHLTVRDIKVVMDGALGSRGAAMLAPYSDDPHTSGLITTDTVAVKGMLARALRAGIQVETHAIGDRGNHITLDLYAGALAAVPAAQRLVKEPRWRIEHSQIVTPADLPRFKQLGLIASMQPSHAIGDLFFVPSRIGMERIKGAYAWETFFKMGVPVAGGSDAPVERGEPMIEFYAAVSRKSLDGKSGPGWHPEEKVTRAQALKMFTWFPAFAAFEEDRHGSIVVGKAADFTVLDHDIMTIPEAQILTTKNVMTIIAGEIVYGGK, from the coding sequence ATGCTGCGACGCTCCTTGCTCCTCCTCCTCCCGCTGCCGCTCGCCGCCCAAGCCGCCGATCTGGTGCTGCGGAACACCACCGTCTACACCGTGGATGTCGCGCGACCGATGGCACAGGCCGTCGCGGTCAAGGACGGCAAGATCGTCTTCGTCGGAACCGATGCGGCGGTGGCACGGTTTGTCGGGCCCGCCACGAGGACACTCGATCTCAAGGGTCGCTTTGTGTATCCCGGGCTGGTGGATGCGCACGCGCACTTCACCGGCATCGGTCAGCGCGAGATGACGCTGAATCTCGAGGGGACCAGCACCAAGAGCGCCTTCCTCGACAAGGTCGAAGCCGCGGTGAAGCGCGCCAGGCCAGGCGAGTGGGTCACCGGTCGCGGCTGGATCGAGACATTCTGGACGCCGCCGGTCTTCCCGACTCGCCACGACCTCGACCAGATCGCGCCGAACAATCCGGTGGTGCTGACGCGCGCTGACGGGCACGCCTCGATTGCGAACAGCGCGGCACTGAAGATTGCCGGGATCGGCGCGACCAGCACCGCGCCGGCAGGTGGTGCCATCAATCTCGATGGCGATGGCCAGCCCACGGGAATGCTGATCGATGCAGCGCAGGGAATGGTCCGACGCTTCGTGCCGGCCACCACCGAGAACGACCTCGAACGCGCCCTCGAACTCGCCTCGGAGCGCGAGACCTCGCTCGGCTGGACGCAGGTGCAGGACGCCCACGGCACCTGGGCCGAAGTCGAGCGGATGCGGAAGCTCTATCGTGAGGGGCGCATCAAGGTCCGGATCTACAAGGCGATCAGCGGACCGAGCCCCGACGCCGAGAAGCTCATCGCGCAGGGTCCCGGCAAGCCCGAGTTTGCGGACCACCTCACCGTCCGCGACATCAAGGTGGTGATGGACGGCGCCCTCGGCTCGCGCGGCGCCGCGATGCTGGCACCCTACAGCGACGATCCGCACACCAGCGGCCTGATCACCACCGACACCGTGGCGGTGAAGGGAATGCTCGCACGTGCATTGCGCGCCGGGATCCAGGTCGAGACCCACGCGATCGGTGATCGCGGCAATCACATCACGCTCGATCTCTACGCCGGGGCCCTCGCTGCGGTGCCAGCAGCGCAGCGGCTGGTGAAGGAGCCGCGCTGGCGCATCGAGCACTCCCAGATCGTGACTCCCGCCGACCTGCCGCGCTTCAAGCAGCTCGGCCTCATCGCCTCAATGCAGCCCTCGCACGCGATCGGCGACCTCTTCTTCGTGCCGAGCCGGATCGGGATGGAGCGGATCAAGGGGGCGTATGCCTGGGAGACCTTCTTCAAGATGGGAGTGCCGGTTGCGGGTGGTTCCGATGCGCCGGTCGAACGCGGTGAGCCGATGATCGAGTTCTACGCGGCAGTGTCGCGCAAGTCACTCGATGGCAAGTCGGGGCCAGGGTGGCATCCCGAGGAGAAGGTCACCCGGGCACAGGCGCTCAAGATGTTCACCTGGTTCCCCGCGTTCGCGGCGTTCGAAGAGGATCGTCACGGATCGATCGTGGTGGGGAAGGCGGCCGACTTCACCGTGCTCGATCATGACATCATGACGATCCCCGAAGCGCAGATCCTCACCACGAAGAACGTGATGACGATCATCGCGGGCGAAATCGTCTACGGCGGCAAGTAG